A genomic stretch from Candidatus Hydrogenisulfobacillus filiaventi includes:
- the pyrB gene encoding aspartate carbamoyltransferase (Evidence 2a : Function from experimental evidences in other organisms; PubMedId : 8535162, 16321950, 21663747; Product type e : enzyme), with protein MNDLLGLADLSAREITELLDLSQELAGILERPIKKVPTLRGTAVATLFFEPSTRTRTSFELAAKYLSADTVNLSPQGSSLEKGETLWDTARTVAAMGVDALVVRHRTAGVPERLAALLPVPVINAGDGAHEHPTQGLLDLLTVRQHFGRIAGLKVAVVGDLAHSRVARSDLWGFTALGAEVRLVGPRLFWPADWEELGVPVTEDLEAGIRGCQVVQVLRLQRERQAAGLIPDAQEYFARWGLTPQRLARLAPEAVVLHPGPMNRGVEIASPLADGPASLVARQVTNGVAVRMAVLYRLLGGRAR; from the coding sequence ATGAACGACCTCCTGGGGCTGGCGGACCTGTCGGCCCGGGAAATCACCGAACTGCTGGACCTGAGCCAGGAACTGGCCGGGATCCTGGAACGGCCCATCAAGAAGGTCCCCACCCTGCGGGGGACGGCGGTGGCGACCCTCTTCTTCGAGCCCAGCACCCGTACGCGCACGTCGTTTGAACTGGCCGCCAAGTACCTGAGCGCCGACACCGTCAACCTGAGCCCGCAGGGCTCCAGCTTGGAAAAAGGGGAGACCCTGTGGGACACGGCCCGCACGGTGGCCGCCATGGGAGTGGACGCCCTGGTGGTGCGCCACCGGACGGCCGGGGTGCCGGAGCGGCTGGCGGCCCTGCTGCCGGTGCCGGTGATTAATGCCGGCGATGGGGCTCACGAGCATCCCACCCAGGGGCTGCTGGACCTGCTGACGGTGCGGCAGCACTTCGGCCGCATTGCCGGGCTCAAGGTGGCGGTGGTCGGGGACCTGGCCCATTCGCGGGTGGCCCGTTCCGACCTCTGGGGCTTCACCGCCCTGGGGGCGGAGGTGCGGCTGGTCGGGCCGCGCCTGTTCTGGCCGGCCGACTGGGAGGAGCTAGGGGTGCCGGTCACCGAGGACCTGGAGGCGGGCATCCGCGGCTGTCAGGTGGTGCAGGTGCTGCGCCTGCAGCGCGAGCGGCAGGCGGCCGGTCTCATCCCCGACGCTCAGGAGTACTTCGCCCGCTGGGGGCTCACGCCCCAGCGCCTGGCGCGGCTGGCCCCGGAGGCGGTAGTGCTGCATCCCGGGCCCATGAACCGGGGGGTGGAGATCGCCAGCCCGCTGGCCGACGGTCCGGCCTCCCTCGTGGCCCGGCAGGTTACCAACGGGGTGGCGGTGCGGATGGCGGTCCTGTACCGCCTCTTAGGCGGACGGGCGCGGTGA
- the pyrC gene encoding Dihydroorotase, whose amino-acid sequence MRAEPGRRWVINGVRILDPFRGVDTVGDVAVADGRFAEPAGEAAERWDGRGLWLVPRLTDMHVHFRAPGQEWKEDLDSGLEAAVAGGFTAVATMPNTTPVVDEPALVRWQIDRARTAGLARLWPLGAITRGSEGRELAPMARLAEAGAAGFSDDGRPVSSALIMRAALSYAAGLGRPVIQHALDLALGGDGVMNEGPVSARLGLPGQPELAEAVVVWRDVLLAGLTGGPLHVAHVSSPASLDAVAYGRRRGWRVSAEATPHHLYFTDEAVAEWAYDPVTKVNPPLRGEATRQALLEAVEEGLVECFASDHAPHHADEKALPYDQAPFGISGLETALAATLTALLPRGRMSPLEFFARWTTGPHRVLGVSYGGVVPGEAADFTLIDPQAVWEVDPARFRSKGRNTPFAGVRLTGRAVAVVVGGRPVMREGEVLRQDADA is encoded by the coding sequence GTGAGGGCGGAACCCGGCAGGCGCTGGGTGATCAACGGGGTGCGCATCCTCGATCCCTTCCGGGGGGTCGACACGGTCGGCGATGTGGCGGTGGCGGACGGCCGTTTCGCGGAGCCGGCGGGGGAGGCGGCGGAACGCTGGGACGGGCGCGGCCTCTGGCTGGTCCCGCGCCTGACGGACATGCACGTGCACTTCCGTGCCCCCGGCCAGGAGTGGAAGGAGGACCTCGACAGCGGCCTGGAGGCGGCCGTGGCTGGCGGGTTCACGGCTGTGGCCACCATGCCCAACACCACCCCGGTCGTGGACGAGCCCGCCCTGGTGCGCTGGCAGATTGACCGCGCCCGCACTGCGGGGCTGGCCCGCCTGTGGCCGCTGGGGGCCATCACCCGCGGCAGCGAGGGCCGGGAGCTGGCGCCCATGGCCCGCCTGGCGGAGGCGGGGGCTGCGGGCTTCTCCGATGACGGGCGGCCGGTGAGCTCGGCCCTGATCATGCGCGCGGCCTTGAGTTATGCCGCCGGGCTGGGCCGGCCGGTCATCCAGCATGCCCTCGACCTGGCCCTGGGCGGGGATGGGGTGATGAACGAAGGCCCGGTATCCGCCCGTCTGGGCCTGCCCGGCCAGCCGGAGCTGGCGGAGGCGGTGGTGGTGTGGCGGGACGTGCTGCTGGCCGGGCTGACCGGCGGTCCCCTGCACGTGGCCCACGTCTCCAGTCCCGCCTCCCTGGACGCGGTGGCCTACGGGCGGCGCCGCGGCTGGCGGGTGAGCGCCGAGGCCACCCCCCACCACCTCTACTTCACCGATGAGGCGGTGGCGGAGTGGGCCTACGACCCGGTGACCAAGGTCAACCCGCCCTTGCGCGGGGAGGCGACCCGGCAGGCCTTGCTGGAGGCGGTGGAGGAGGGGCTGGTGGAGTGCTTCGCCAGCGACCATGCCCCCCACCATGCCGATGAGAAGGCCTTGCCTTACGACCAGGCCCCGTTCGGGATCAGCGGGCTGGAGACCGCCCTGGCCGCCACCCTGACCGCACTGCTGCCGCGGGGACGGATGAGCCCGCTGGAGTTTTTTGCCCGCTGGACGACCGGGCCGCACCGGGTGCTGGGGGTGTCCTACGGCGGGGTCGTCCCCGGGGAGGCGGCCGATTTCACCCTCATCGACCCGCAGGCGGTGTGGGAGGTGGACCCGGCCCGGTTCCGGTCCAAGGGCCGCAACACCCCCTTCGCCGGCGTCCGCCTCACCGGACGGGCGGTGGCGGTGGTGGTGGGAGGACGGCCGGTCATGCGTGAAGGGGAGGTCTTACGACAGGATGCAGATGCGTAG